In the Sinorhizobium arboris LMG 14919 genome, one interval contains:
- a CDS encoding class II glutamine amidotransferase, whose amino-acid sequence MCGIVGLFLKDSRLEPQLGQLLSDMLITMTDRGPDSAGLAIYGSATEGKAKVTIQSAKPDIDFADLERDLAEAGLPARVAVKSTHAVVAVAAARLADVRSVLAAIRPDVRIMGAGDSVEIYKEVGLPKDVVARFDIRSMSGSHGIGHTRMATESAVTTLGAHPFSTGSDQCLVHNGSLSNHNNLRRELIREGIAFETQNDTEVAAAYLTAEMAKGKDLGQALTGALDDLDGFFTFVVGTKSGFGVVRDPIACKPAVMAETDRYVAFGSEYRALVNLPDIESARIWEPEPATVYFWDHQKAA is encoded by the coding sequence ATGTGCGGCATTGTTGGTTTGTTTCTGAAAGACAGCAGGCTTGAGCCGCAGCTTGGCCAGCTTCTTTCGGACATGTTGATCACCATGACGGACCGCGGCCCGGACTCGGCCGGCCTGGCCATCTATGGCTCGGCCACAGAGGGGAAGGCGAAGGTGACGATCCAGTCGGCAAAGCCCGATATCGACTTCGCAGACCTTGAAAGGGACCTCGCAGAAGCAGGCCTGCCGGCACGCGTCGCGGTCAAGAGCACCCATGCGGTCGTCGCGGTTGCGGCGGCCAGGCTCGCGGATGTTCGTTCCGTTCTCGCCGCCATTCGCCCGGATGTGCGCATCATGGGTGCCGGCGACAGCGTCGAGATCTACAAGGAGGTCGGCCTGCCCAAGGATGTGGTCGCGCGCTTCGACATACGCTCGATGAGCGGCTCGCACGGCATCGGCCATACCCGCATGGCCACGGAATCGGCTGTGACGACGCTTGGCGCGCACCCATTCTCCACCGGGTCGGATCAGTGCCTTGTGCACAACGGATCCTTGTCGAACCACAACAATCTGCGCCGGGAACTGATCCGTGAAGGCATCGCCTTCGAGACGCAGAACGATACGGAAGTCGCTGCGGCCTACCTGACAGCTGAAATGGCAAAGGGCAAGGATCTCGGGCAGGCCCTGACCGGTGCGCTCGACGACCTCGATGGTTTCTTTACCTTCGTCGTCGGGACCAAATCGGGGTTCGGCGTCGTGCGCGACCCGATTGCCTGCAAGCCGGCGGTCATGGCCGAGACGGACCGATATGTCGCATTCGGTTCCGAATACCGGGCGCTCGTCAACCTGCCGGATATCGAGAGCGCGCGCATCTGGGAGCCGGAGCCCGCGACCGTTTACTTCTGGGATCATCAGAAGGCCGCCTGA
- a CDS encoding GXGXG domain-containing protein has protein sequence MPVIDLATTPLREFNSALHNIQKGSNDLSYEVANPRGSHAVAVGIDGPVMVDVNGSVGYYCAGMNDGGTVTVHGSAGPGVAENMMSGKVVIEGDASQYAGATGRGGLLVIKGNAASRCGISMKGIDIVVHGNIGHMSAFMGQSGHLVVLGDAGDALGDSLYEAKLFVRGAVKSLGADCIEKEMRPEHLQKLAELLEKADAKGVRPEEFKRYGSARKLYNFNIDNADAY, from the coding sequence ATGCCTGTTATTGATCTCGCCACCACGCCGCTGCGTGAATTCAACAGCGCCCTGCATAATATTCAGAAGGGCTCGAACGACCTGTCCTACGAAGTCGCCAATCCTCGCGGCAGCCATGCGGTCGCCGTGGGGATAGACGGGCCCGTCATGGTCGATGTCAACGGTTCAGTCGGCTACTATTGCGCCGGCATGAATGACGGCGGAACGGTCACTGTTCATGGCTCGGCCGGCCCGGGTGTCGCGGAAAACATGATGTCCGGCAAGGTCGTCATCGAGGGCGATGCCAGCCAGTACGCGGGCGCGACCGGACGCGGCGGCCTGCTCGTGATCAAGGGCAACGCGGCGTCACGCTGCGGCATCTCGATGAAAGGCATCGATATTGTCGTTCACGGAAACATCGGCCACATGTCGGCTTTTATGGGCCAGTCCGGCCACCTCGTTGTGCTCGGCGATGCGGGCGATGCCTTGGGTGACAGTCTTTACGAAGCCAAGCTCTTCGTCCGGGGCGCCGTGAAGAGCCTCGGCGCCGATTGCATCGAGAAGGAGATGCGTCCGGAGCACCTGCAAAAGCTGGCCGAGCTCCTGGAAAAGGCTGATGCCAAGGGTGTCCGGCCGGAAGAGTTCAAGCGCTACGGATCGGCACGCAAGCTCTACAATTTCAACATCGACAACGCGGACGCGTATTAA
- a CDS encoding FMN-binding glutamate synthase family protein, with protein MSYHNPYTPPRKSATFDDYTLAEIRRAAATGIYDIRGAGTKRKVPHFDDLLFLGASISRYPLEGYREKCDTSVVLGTRFAKKPIHLKIPITIAGMSFGALSGPAKEALGRGATASGTSTTTGDGGMTDEERGHSQTLVYQYLPSRYGMNPKDLRRADAIEVVVGQGAKPGGGGMLLGQKISDRVANMRNLPKGIDQRSACRHPDWTGPDDLEIKILELREITDWEKPIYVKVGGARPYYDTALAVKAGADVVVLDGMQGGTAATQDVFIENVGMPTLACIRPAVQALQELGMHRKVQLVVSGGIRSGADVAKALALGADAVAIGTAALVAIGDNDPRWEEEYQKLGTTAGAYDDWHEGKDPAGITTQDPELMKRLDPIAAGRRLANYLKVMTLEAQTIARACGKNHLHNLEPEDLCALTMEAAAMAQVPLAGTNWYPGKGAF; from the coding sequence ATGAGCTATCACAACCCCTATACCCCGCCGCGCAAGTCCGCGACCTTTGACGATTATACGCTTGCGGAAATCCGCCGTGCGGCCGCGACCGGCATTTATGATATCAGAGGCGCGGGCACCAAGCGCAAGGTCCCGCACTTCGACGATCTGCTCTTTCTCGGCGCATCGATCTCGCGCTATCCGCTCGAAGGCTATCGTGAGAAATGCGACACCTCTGTCGTACTGGGCACGCGCTTCGCGAAGAAGCCGATCCATCTTAAGATTCCGATTACCATCGCCGGCATGAGCTTCGGAGCGCTCTCCGGCCCCGCCAAGGAAGCGCTCGGCCGCGGTGCGACGGCTTCCGGAACGTCGACCACCACCGGCGACGGCGGTATGACAGATGAGGAGCGCGGTCATTCTCAAACGCTTGTCTATCAGTACCTGCCGTCGCGTTACGGCATGAACCCGAAAGACCTTCGCCGGGCGGATGCGATCGAGGTCGTGGTCGGACAGGGGGCGAAGCCCGGTGGTGGCGGCATGCTGCTCGGTCAGAAGATCTCCGACAGGGTCGCCAACATGCGCAACCTTCCGAAGGGCATCGACCAGCGCTCGGCCTGCCGGCATCCCGATTGGACCGGGCCGGACGATCTCGAGATCAAGATTCTCGAATTGCGCGAGATCACCGACTGGGAAAAGCCGATCTACGTCAAGGTTGGGGGCGCCCGGCCCTATTACGACACGGCGCTCGCGGTGAAAGCCGGTGCGGATGTCGTCGTGCTCGACGGCATGCAGGGCGGGACGGCGGCGACGCAGGACGTCTTCATCGAGAATGTCGGCATGCCGACGCTTGCCTGCATTCGGCCTGCCGTGCAGGCGCTGCAGGAGCTCGGCATGCACCGCAAGGTTCAGCTCGTCGTGTCCGGGGGTATTCGCTCCGGTGCGGATGTCGCCAAGGCCCTGGCGCTTGGAGCCGATGCGGTGGCGATTGGTACCGCGGCGCTGGTCGCCATCGGTGACAATGACCCGCGCTGGGAGGAAGAATACCAGAAGCTCGGCACGACGGCCGGCGCCTATGACGACTGGCACGAGGGCAAGGACCCCGCCGGCATCACGACGCAGGACCCCGAACTGATGAAGCGCCTCGATCCGATCGCCGCCGGGCGGCGACTCGCCAACTATCTGAAAGTGATGACGCTCGAAGCCCAGACCATCGCCCGTGCCTGTGGCAAAAACCATCTGCACAATCTCGAGCCGGAGGATCTTTGCGCGCTGACGATGGAGGCTGCAGCCATGGCGCAGGTGCCGCTTGCGGGTACGAATTGGTACCCGGGCAAAGGCGCCTTTTGA
- the glnT gene encoding type III glutamate--ammonia ligase — MTLDLSTFAREKGVRYFMISYTDLFGAQRAKLVPAEAIAEMQKGGAGFAGFATWFDLTPAHPDLFALPDASAVVQLPWKKDVAWVAADCFMDDRPVEQAPRVVLKKLIAEAAQEGLRVKTGVEPEFFLIDPDGSKISDTFDTGDKPCYDQQAIMRRYDVIAEICDYMLELGWKPYQNDHEDANGQFEMNWEYDDALRTADKHSFFKFMVKSVAEKHGLRATFMPKPFKGLTGNGCHCHISVWDLEGEVNAFADKRAEFGLSTEGRHFLGGIMKHASALAAVTNPTVNSYKRINAPRTVSGATWAPNSVTWTGNNRTHMVRVPGPGRFELRLPDGAVNPYLLQAIIIAAGLSGVRSKADPGPHYDIDMYRDGHQVTDAPKLPLNLLDALREYKKDEELQEALGREFSAAYLKLKQGEWNTYCAQFTDWEHQTTLDV; from the coding sequence GTGACACTGGATCTCTCCACCTTCGCCCGCGAGAAGGGCGTCAGATATTTCATGATCAGCTACACCGATCTCTTCGGTGCGCAGCGCGCCAAACTGGTTCCCGCCGAAGCGATCGCCGAGATGCAGAAGGGCGGCGCGGGATTTGCAGGCTTTGCCACCTGGTTCGACCTCACGCCTGCTCATCCCGATCTCTTCGCTCTGCCGGACGCCTCCGCAGTCGTTCAGCTCCCCTGGAAAAAAGATGTTGCCTGGGTCGCCGCCGACTGCTTCATGGACGACAGGCCGGTCGAACAGGCGCCGCGCGTGGTGCTGAAGAAACTGATCGCCGAAGCGGCCCAGGAAGGACTTCGCGTCAAGACCGGCGTCGAGCCGGAATTCTTTCTGATCGATCCCGATGGCTCGAAGATTTCCGACACGTTCGATACGGGAGACAAGCCTTGCTATGACCAGCAGGCGATCATGCGCCGGTACGACGTGATCGCCGAGATCTGCGACTACATGCTCGAACTCGGCTGGAAACCCTACCAGAACGACCATGAGGACGCGAACGGCCAGTTCGAGATGAACTGGGAATATGACGACGCGCTCCGTACGGCCGACAAACATTCGTTCTTCAAGTTCATGGTGAAATCCGTCGCCGAGAAGCACGGTCTGCGCGCGACCTTCATGCCGAAGCCATTCAAGGGTCTGACGGGCAACGGCTGCCATTGCCATATCTCGGTCTGGGATCTGGAAGGCGAGGTGAATGCCTTTGCCGACAAAAGGGCCGAGTTCGGGCTTTCGACTGAGGGGCGCCACTTTCTCGGCGGTATCATGAAACATGCGAGCGCTCTCGCCGCGGTCACCAACCCGACGGTCAACTCCTACAAGCGCATCAACGCGCCGCGCACGGTTTCCGGTGCGACCTGGGCGCCGAATTCGGTGACCTGGACCGGCAACAACCGCACCCACATGGTACGCGTTCCCGGCCCCGGCCGCTTCGAGCTGCGCCTGCCCGACGGCGCCGTCAATCCCTATCTCCTGCAGGCGATCATCATTGCGGCCGGCCTTTCCGGCGTTCGCTCCAAGGCCGACCCCGGTCCTCACTACGACATAGATATGTACAGGGATGGTCACCAGGTGACCGACGCGCCGAAGCTTCCGCTCAACCTGCTCGATGCCCTGCGGGAATACAAAAAGGACGAGGAACTGCAGGAGGCTCTGGGACGGGAGTTCTCCGCCGCCTATCTGAAACTCAAGCAAGGCGAGTGGAACACCTATTGCGCGCAATTCACCGACTGGGAGCACCAAACCACGCTTGACGTGTAG
- a CDS encoding APC family permease, with translation MDDTTSAAAEPDRLRLLRVLGPAHVWALGVGIVLVGEYMGWNFSVGKGGMIAGLMACWVAGLLYTCVAMIDSEVTSTVAAAGGQYAQAKHIVGPLMAFNVGLFLVMAYTMLEAANAITVGFLLDTVAGMQGQTGLNQQPFIVLAIMFLAWLNYRGVLATLTFNLVITAIAFLAIVALFVSVQFGASAVPLDFSAITSDPLPYGWVGIVASLHFGLWYYLGIEGTCQAAEEVRSPARSLPYGTMAGIMTLLIAATMTWYICSGLMPWEYLGQAGTPLFDAARVTGSTGLMVLLFVGTAFATLASANGCINDASRAWFSMSRDRYLPSWFGAVHPVYRTPYRAIVFLVPIALIFALGAPLDQVVTFSILSGLLGYTFMTFNMVMFRNKWPLGKIKRGYVHPFHPLPTVVLLILCSTAYFAVFLGYGTQLSAMICFYIVASLWFHFRRYRFVRRGDQFTMPWPKPHGY, from the coding sequence ATGGACGATACTACATCCGCCGCAGCCGAGCCGGACCGGCTGCGCCTGCTGAGGGTGCTCGGGCCCGCGCATGTCTGGGCACTCGGCGTCGGCATCGTGCTCGTCGGCGAATATATGGGCTGGAATTTCTCGGTGGGCAAAGGCGGCATGATCGCCGGCCTGATGGCTTGCTGGGTGGCCGGCCTGCTCTATACCTGCGTCGCCATGATCGACTCGGAAGTGACTTCGACGGTCGCGGCGGCCGGCGGTCAGTACGCTCAGGCCAAGCATATCGTCGGTCCGCTGATGGCCTTCAATGTCGGCCTCTTCCTTGTGATGGCCTATACCATGCTCGAGGCCGCCAACGCCATCACCGTCGGCTTCCTGCTCGACACCGTGGCCGGAATGCAGGGCCAGACCGGGCTCAACCAGCAACCCTTCATCGTTCTCGCGATCATGTTCCTGGCGTGGCTCAACTATCGCGGCGTGCTCGCGACCCTGACCTTCAACCTGGTGATCACCGCCATCGCATTCCTTGCGATCGTGGCGTTGTTCGTATCGGTACAGTTCGGCGCCTCGGCGGTGCCGCTCGATTTTTCGGCCATCACCTCCGATCCGCTCCCCTATGGCTGGGTGGGCATCGTGGCATCGCTGCATTTCGGGCTCTGGTACTATCTCGGCATCGAGGGTACCTGCCAGGCGGCCGAGGAGGTGCGCTCTCCTGCCCGCTCGCTTCCCTACGGCACGATGGCCGGCATCATGACGCTGCTGATCGCGGCCACCATGACCTGGTATATCTGCTCCGGCCTGATGCCGTGGGAATATCTTGGCCAGGCCGGCACGCCTTTGTTCGACGCCGCCCGCGTCACCGGCAGCACCGGGCTGATGGTCCTGCTCTTCGTCGGCACGGCATTCGCCACCCTCGCCTCCGCCAACGGCTGCATCAACGACGCGTCGCGCGCCTGGTTCTCGATGAGCCGTGACCGTTATCTGCCAAGCTGGTTCGGTGCCGTCCATCCGGTCTACCGCACGCCCTATCGCGCGATCGTATTCCTGGTCCCGATCGCGCTCATCTTCGCGCTCGGCGCCCCGCTCGACCAGGTCGTGACCTTCTCGATTCTGTCGGGTCTGCTCGGCTACACCTTCATGACCTTCAACATGGTGATGTTCCGAAACAAGTGGCCGCTCGGCAAGATCAAGCGCGGCTACGTGCACCCGTTTCATCCTTTACCGACGGTCGTGCTGCTCATTCTGTGCTCGACAGCCTATTTCGCCGTGTTCCTGGGCTACGGCACGCAGCTCAGCGCGATGATATGCTTCTACATCGTGGCTTCGCTGTGGTTTCACTTCCGGCGCTACCGGTTCGTACGCCGCGGCGATCAGTTCACGATGCCGTGGCCGAAGCCACACGGCTATTGA
- a CDS encoding membrane protein: MEATLSKLGEDASFSQRIDAMHRRDRVCLTAFVVALWCTLIFALFTVWPYIATPAIAVILTVACGLVLLFNTAAIVAMLRHYEEDKHFIYSLDLKHLDEMRPQSR, encoded by the coding sequence ATGGAAGCGACACTCAGCAAGCTCGGCGAGGATGCGAGCTTCAGCCAGCGTATCGATGCTATGCACAGGCGTGACCGCGTCTGCCTTACGGCCTTCGTCGTGGCCCTTTGGTGCACTCTGATTTTCGCGCTGTTTACCGTTTGGCCCTACATCGCAACGCCGGCCATTGCCGTCATACTGACGGTCGCCTGCGGCTTGGTGCTGCTCTTCAATACGGCCGCCATAGTGGCCATGCTGCGCCATTACGAAGAAGACAAGCACTTCATCTACAGCCTCGATCTCAAGCATCTCGATGAGATGCGCCCGCAAAGCCGCTAG
- a CDS encoding helix-turn-helix domain-containing protein, with protein MGRENAEKHRNSKKNGKAAAGAGARRTAAELARVTPLTQDPHAIRDTREKVLEVAIGHEVRAFRKKLGITVADVASATDISVGMLSKIENGNTSPSLTTLQTLSRALGVPITAFFRRFEEEHSAVFVKAGEGVDVERRGTRAGHQYNLLGHIGSNTSGVVVEPYLITLTEDSDVFPTFQHDGLEFLYMLEGEVVYRHGNNLYRMTPGDSLFFDADAPHGPEELSTLPIRYLSIISYPRGRGED; from the coding sequence ATGGGCAGGGAAAACGCGGAAAAGCACCGGAACTCGAAGAAGAACGGCAAGGCGGCCGCAGGCGCCGGCGCGCGCAGGACGGCGGCGGAGTTGGCACGTGTCACGCCGCTGACCCAGGATCCGCATGCCATCCGCGACACGCGTGAAAAGGTGCTGGAGGTCGCGATCGGCCATGAGGTGCGTGCCTTCCGCAAGAAGCTCGGCATCACAGTAGCCGACGTCGCCTCCGCGACCGACATTTCGGTCGGCATGCTGTCGAAGATCGAGAACGGCAACACATCGCCGTCGCTCACGACTTTGCAGACGCTGTCCCGGGCGCTCGGCGTACCGATCACCGCCTTCTTCCGCCGCTTCGAGGAGGAGCACAGCGCCGTGTTCGTCAAAGCGGGGGAAGGCGTCGACGTCGAGCGGCGCGGCACCCGCGCCGGCCACCAATACAACCTCCTCGGCCATATCGGATCGAACACTTCCGGCGTCGTCGTCGAACCCTATCTCATCACGCTGACCGAAGACTCGGACGTCTTTCCGACGTTTCAGCACGATGGTCTGGAGTTCCTCTACATGCTGGAAGGCGAGGTGGTTTACCGGCATGGCAACAATCTTTACCGCATGACTCCGGGGGACAGTCTGTTCTTCGACGCCGACGCGCCGCACGGGCCGGAAGAACTGAGCACCCTGCCGATCCGGTACCTGTCGATCATCTCCTATCCGCGCGGCCGCGGAGAGGACTGA
- the purU gene encoding formyltetrahydrofolate deformylase produces MQNFVLTVSCKSTRGVVAAISGYLAEQGCNIADSSQFDDLDTGSFFMRTSFISEERVGLAALKEGLKPIASKFEMETALHEQSERMKVLLMVSRFGHCLNDLLYRWKIGALPIDIVGVVSNHFDYQKVVVNHDIPFHCIKVTKENKPKAEAQLLDVVEQTGAELIVLARYMQVLSDALCKKMSGKIINIHHSFLPSFKGANPYKQAYQRGVKLIGATAHYVTADLDEGPIIEQDIARITHAQSAEDYVSIGRDVESQVLARAVHAHIHHRCFINGNRVVVFPPSPGSYASERMG; encoded by the coding sequence ATGCAGAATTTCGTTCTGACCGTGTCCTGCAAGTCAACGCGCGGCGTGGTTGCGGCGATATCGGGATATCTGGCCGAGCAGGGCTGCAATATCGCGGACAGCTCGCAATTCGACGATCTCGATACCGGCAGTTTCTTCATGCGCACCAGCTTCATCTCGGAGGAGCGGGTCGGTCTTGCGGCGCTCAAGGAGGGGTTGAAGCCGATTGCCTCGAAGTTCGAGATGGAGACGGCTCTCCACGAACAGTCCGAGCGCATGAAGGTGCTGCTGATGGTGTCGCGCTTCGGCCATTGCCTGAACGATCTTCTCTACCGCTGGAAGATCGGGGCGCTGCCGATCGACATCGTCGGCGTCGTCTCCAACCACTTCGACTATCAGAAGGTCGTGGTCAACCACGACATCCCCTTCCACTGCATCAAGGTGACGAAGGAGAACAAGCCCAAGGCCGAAGCGCAGCTCCTGGACGTCGTCGAGCAGACCGGCGCCGAGCTGATCGTGCTTGCCCGCTACATGCAGGTGCTCTCGGATGCGCTCTGCAAGAAGATGTCGGGGAAGATCATCAACATTCACCACTCCTTCCTGCCGTCGTTCAAGGGGGCGAATCCCTACAAGCAGGCCTATCAGCGCGGCGTGAAGCTGATCGGCGCGACGGCGCATTACGTCACCGCCGATCTCGACGAGGGTCCGATCATCGAGCAGGATATCGCCCGCATCACGCATGCGCAGTCGGCCGAGGATTACGTCTCGATCGGCCGCGACGTCGAAAGCCAGGTGCTGGCCCGGGCCGTGCACGCCCATATCCACCACCGCTGCTTCATCAACGGCAACCGCGTCGTCGTCTTCCCGCCGAGCCCGGGTTCCTACGCCTCGGAACGGATGGGCTGA
- a CDS encoding aminomethyltransferase family protein, with amino-acid sequence MALSWRFSALADRHRALGSKLEDWSGMGTAWTYEKDMSEEHVAIRTKAGIMDVSGLKKVHLVGPHAIAVLDYITTRDMTKIYPGRSVYACMLNDRGHFTDDCIVYRTGPNSWMLVHGSGSGYEEIVKQAAGRNCAVLFDDDLHDLSLQGPLAVDYLAKYVPGIRDLKYFHHMQTTLFGAPVMISRTGYTGERGYEIFVRGQDAVMVWDRIVAEGKEMGIIPCCFSVLDMLRVESYLLFYPYDNSQMYPFADQPPGDSLWELGLDFTVSPGKTGFRGAEEHARLKGKERFKIFGMLIDAEGPADLGDEVYAEGKKVGVITCPSYSTLTKKSMAIARLDVDKAVQGAKLEVHGKNLNARAIAHTLTFDDPEKKKRTAVG; translated from the coding sequence ATGGCTTTATCCTGGCGTTTTTCCGCCCTGGCGGACCGGCATCGCGCTCTCGGATCGAAACTGGAGGACTGGAGCGGCATGGGAACCGCCTGGACCTACGAGAAGGACATGTCGGAAGAGCATGTCGCGATCCGCACGAAGGCCGGGATCATGGATGTTTCGGGCCTGAAGAAGGTGCATCTGGTCGGTCCGCATGCCATCGCCGTGCTCGACTACATCACCACCCGCGACATGACGAAGATCTATCCCGGTCGCTCGGTCTATGCCTGCATGCTGAACGATCGCGGCCATTTCACCGACGACTGCATCGTGTATCGCACCGGCCCGAATTCCTGGATGCTGGTCCACGGTTCCGGCTCCGGCTACGAGGAGATCGTGAAGCAGGCTGCGGGCCGCAATTGCGCAGTCCTGTTCGACGACGACCTGCATGATCTTTCGCTGCAGGGCCCGCTTGCGGTCGACTATCTTGCCAAATATGTGCCAGGCATCCGCGACCTTAAATATTTCCACCACATGCAGACGACGCTCTTCGGCGCTCCCGTCATGATCTCACGCACCGGCTATACCGGAGAGCGTGGTTATGAAATCTTCGTGCGCGGGCAGGATGCGGTGATGGTCTGGGATCGCATCGTCGCGGAAGGCAAGGAGATGGGCATCATCCCCTGCTGTTTCAGCGTGCTCGACATGCTGCGGGTCGAAAGCTACCTGCTCTTTTATCCTTACGACAATTCGCAGATGTATCCCTTCGCCGATCAGCCCCCCGGCGACAGCCTTTGGGAACTCGGCCTCGATTTCACCGTCAGCCCCGGCAAGACCGGCTTCCGCGGTGCCGAGGAGCATGCGCGCCTGAAAGGCAAGGAACGCTTCAAGATCTTCGGCATGCTGATCGATGCCGAGGGTCCGGCCGATCTTGGCGACGAAGTCTATGCCGAGGGCAAGAAGGTCGGTGTAATCACCTGCCCGAGCTATTCGACGCTGACGAAGAAGTCCATGGCGATTGCCCGTCTGGACGTCGACAAAGCCGTCCAGGGCGCGAAGCTTGAGGTGCACGGCAAGAACCTCAACGCCAGAGCGATCGCCCACACGCTGACCTTCGACGATCCGGAGAAGAAGAAGAGGACGGCCGTGGGCTAG
- a CDS encoding dimethylamine monooxygenase subunit DmmA family protein has product MLVEGIKSRPVYTGLSIQPRARRHIFALEGEGAQALLARKSALDDTALSRSEILYVARGSQGRGNDETLRALGADMFFVAPTIATLLFRLRGTLTTAHMGTRLYIAGTEGFIGQAMMVALDHGMDHASIIAEHRGSLARRVQCVHCKGITEDVTHSPFPCGHCGLPLLVRDHYSRRLGAFQGVNIDAEEPGSAPDPEELFL; this is encoded by the coding sequence ATGCTTGTCGAAGGCATTAAGAGCCGTCCGGTCTATACGGGCCTTTCCATCCAGCCGCGCGCCCGGCGGCACATCTTCGCACTGGAAGGGGAGGGCGCTCAAGCCCTCCTCGCCCGGAAGTCGGCACTCGACGACACGGCGCTATCCCGCAGCGAGATCCTCTATGTCGCGCGCGGCTCGCAGGGCAGGGGAAACGACGAGACGCTGCGCGCGCTTGGCGCAGATATGTTCTTCGTGGCCCCGACGATCGCGACGCTGCTGTTCCGCCTCAGGGGGACGCTGACGACCGCCCATATGGGGACTCGGCTTTATATCGCCGGCACGGAGGGCTTCATCGGCCAGGCGATGATGGTGGCGCTCGATCACGGCATGGACCATGCCTCGATCATCGCCGAACACCGCGGCTCGCTGGCCCGCCGCGTACAATGTGTCCACTGCAAAGGCATAACCGAGGACGTCACCCACAGCCCCTTCCCCTGCGGCCATTGCGGCCTGCCGCTTCTCGTACGCGACCATTACTCGCGGCGTCTCGGAGCCTTTCAGGGCGTCAATATCGATGCGGAAGAACCCGGCAGCGCGCCCGATCCGGAGGAGTTGTTCCTGTGA
- a CDS encoding PDR/VanB family oxidoreductase, with translation MSGGTEIPVRVTRVTPVAHRIKRFRFERLDGRPMPHFSGGAHVIVSMNDNGHVRRNAYSLMSAPYDCSAYEISVLHVEDSRGGSSFMHEKVREGDEMRVSHPVNLFQPDWRGRKHLLIAGGIGITPFIAMMEQFSREGACFEMHYAIRTRDRGAYCEDLVARYGPHRVKIYCDAEDNRIPVARLLDSQPLGTHLYVCGPAGMIDGVLKTGLEAGWPEQNLHSERFLSAQPGKPFSIALTRSGKTVHVGHHESMLEAIEAAGIDAPFLCRGGACGQCETMVALCDGKLLHNDVYLTEEEKASGRKVMLCVSRFEGKALHLDL, from the coding sequence GTGAGCGGTGGTACTGAAATTCCCGTCCGAGTGACCAGGGTGACGCCGGTCGCTCATCGCATCAAACGCTTCCGTTTCGAGCGCCTCGACGGCCGGCCGATGCCCCATTTCTCCGGTGGCGCCCACGTCATCGTTTCGATGAACGACAATGGTCACGTCCGGCGCAATGCCTATTCGCTGATGTCGGCGCCATATGATTGCTCGGCCTACGAGATCAGCGTGCTGCATGTCGAGGATTCCCGCGGCGGCTCGTCCTTCATGCACGAGAAGGTGCGCGAAGGCGACGAAATGAGGGTTTCCCATCCCGTCAACCTGTTTCAGCCGGATTGGCGCGGCCGAAAGCATCTGCTGATTGCCGGCGGCATCGGGATTACGCCCTTCATCGCCATGATGGAGCAGTTTTCCCGCGAGGGCGCCTGTTTCGAAATGCATTATGCCATTCGAACGCGCGACCGCGGCGCTTACTGCGAGGACCTCGTCGCCCGTTATGGACCGCATCGGGTGAAGATCTATTGCGATGCCGAAGACAATCGCATTCCGGTCGCCCGCTTGCTCGACAGCCAGCCGCTCGGCACGCATCTCTATGTCTGCGGTCCCGCGGGCATGATCGACGGCGTACTCAAGACCGGGCTGGAGGCTGGCTGGCCGGAGCAGAACCTGCATTCCGAGCGCTTTCTGTCCGCCCAGCCCGGCAAGCCATTTTCAATCGCGCTGACGCGCTCCGGCAAGACCGTCCATGTCGGTCATCACGAGAGCATGCTGGAGGCGATCGAGGCGGCCGGCATCGACGCGCCCTTTCTCTGTCGCGGCGGTGCCTGCGGGCAGTGCGAAACGATGGTCGCCCTCTGCGACGGCAAGCTGCTGCACAACGACGTCTATCTGACCGAGGAAGAAAAGGCTTCCGGCCGGAAGGTGATGCTCTGCGTCTCCCGATTCGAGGGAAAGGCTTTGCATCTCGACCTCTAG